The following are encoded together in the Candidatus Limnocylindrales bacterium genome:
- a CDS encoding M48 family metallopeptidase, translated as MRRSPRLIIAIVIAIISLVSYYTAREYNPVTKETQHVNITPKQEIALGLQAAPQMASQFGGLSPDQQKQALVDEVGNRLVSKTEAGQTPYKFDFHLLVDEQTINAFALPGGQIFITEGLMKLMGTEGELAGVLGHEIGHVVARHAAEHIAKAQLTEGLTGAAVLATYDPDDPSSQRTAAVAALIGNLINMKFSRDDELEADRLGVRFTSEAGYDPRAMINMMETLAQASKGQRPPEFFSTHPNPERRIEQIKAAIQERFPNGVPNGLTR; from the coding sequence ATGAGACGTTCACCGCGTTTAATTATTGCGATTGTTATTGCTATAATCTCTTTGGTATCCTATTACACAGCCCGCGAGTATAATCCGGTTACTAAAGAAACCCAACACGTTAATATAACACCGAAACAGGAAATTGCCTTAGGTCTTCAGGCTGCTCCCCAGATGGCATCTCAATTTGGAGGATTATCTCCAGATCAACAAAAACAGGCTTTGGTGGATGAGGTTGGTAATCGACTGGTTTCAAAGACCGAAGCCGGTCAAACCCCTTATAAGTTCGATTTCCATTTACTGGTAGACGAACAGACCATTAATGCTTTTGCCCTGCCAGGCGGTCAAATATTTATTACCGAAGGGTTAATGAAACTCATGGGCACAGAAGGGGAACTGGCAGGTGTGTTGGGGCATGAGATCGGTCATGTAGTAGCCCGTCATGCAGCCGAACACATAGCTAAGGCCCAATTAACCGAAGGTCTTACCGGTGCCGCCGTATTGGCCACTTATGATCCCGATGATCCATCCAGCCAGCGAACAGCAGCCGTTGCTGCATTGATTGGGAATCTGATAAATATGAAATTTAGCCGGGATGATGAGCTGGAAGCCGATCGATTGGGAGTCCGCTTTACTTCAGAAGCCGGATATGATCCCCGAGCGATGATCAACATGATGGAAACCCTTGCCCAGGCAAGTAAAGGGCAACGCCCTCCCGAATTTTTTAGTACCCATCCGAATCCTGAAAGGCGGATTGAGCAAATCAAAGCTGCAATTCAGGAAAGGTTTCCAAATGGCGTCCCCAACGGACTAACCCGGTAG